The genomic DNA AATCAACATAATTAAAAAAACGTTCCAAAACCGGTTCTTTAGATAGTAAATCTTGCATAATTTTCCTCCTTTATTTTTATCTATTTTGCTTTCCGAAAAACACATGAAAAAAATCAAGTTTAGTCTAGTGATAAAACGTATACAGTTCCTTGATATATAACAACTATTCTAGTTTTTATTAAAAATCACTATTAATTACTTTTCATTATGCCCCGATCACTATATCATTAGCTCCTATTTTAATGTAGCCCCTGCATAATTTTGCAGGTTTTTATTTCTACTCAGTACCAACTTATTTGGTGAAATTAGGGAGAAAACCAAAGCTAGTGGAAAATCCAGTTCAAAACAAGCCAATTATTGAGCTTCGTTCTCTTACTAAATCATACGGAACCAACACCATTCTTAAAGATTTTAATCTAACCATTAATAATGGTGAATTCTTAACTATTTTAGGTCCTTCCGGTTGTGGTAAAACCACTGTTTTACGCTTACTTGCAGGTCTTGAAGAATTAGATTCCGGTCACATTATTTTGGACGGTGAAGATATCACTCATGTGCCTGCGGAAAAACGCCACATCAATACCGTATTCCAAAGTTATGCCTTATTCCCACACATGACGATTTTTGAGAATGTCGCCTTCGGTTTGCGTATGCAAAAAGTCGCAGAAAGCGAAATTAAACCTCGCGTTCTGGATGCCTTGCGTATGGTGCAGTTGGAAGAGATGGCAGATCGTAAACCGACCCAACTTTCAGGTGGTCAACAACAACGTATTGCCATTGCCCGCGCGGTAGTAAATAAGCCTAAAGTATTATTGCTTGATGAATCCTTATCTGCGTTGGATTACAAATTACGTAAAAAAATGCAACAAGAATTAAAAATGTTGCAACGCCAATTAGGTATTACCTTTATTTTCGTAACACATGACCAAGAAGAAGCGATCACGATGTCTGACCGTATTGTGTTGTTACGTAAAGGTAAAATTGCGCAAGACGGTTCCCCGCGTGAAATTTATGAAGATCCGGCGAACCTGTTTGTTGCTCGTTTTATCGGTGAAATTAATGTGTTTGAGGCAACTGTAATTGAACGTAAATCTGATGATGAACTACTTGCTAACGTAGAAGGTCGTGTATGTGATATCCACACGAGCATCTCTGCTGAAAAAGATCAAAAACTGCAAGTATTATTACGCCCAGAAGACATTGTGATTGAAGAGCTTGACGAAAATGAGCACTCAAATGCAATTATTGGTCGCATTGTGGATCGTACCTATAAAGGAATGACACTTGAGTCTACTGTAGAATTTGAACATAACGGAAAACGCGTGTTAGTCAGCGAATTCTTTAACGAAGACGATCCGCACATGGATCACAGTATTGGTCAACGTGTAGGTATTACATGGCACGAAGGTTGGGAGGTTGTACTCAACGATGAAGATAATCAATAATAAATTTCAGAAAATTACTGTTGCGATTATCTTCAGTTGGCTCATCTTCTTTGTACTAATTCCCAACTTATTGGTATTAGTCGTAAGTTTCTTAACTAGAGATAGTAGCAACTTCTACGCTTTGCCATTTAACTTTGATAACTACATCAACCTGTTTAATCCGCTTTATGCGCAGGTAGTGTGGAACTCATTGTATATGTCGGGCATTGCCACAATCATTTGCTTACTGATCGGCTATCCGTTCGCCTTTATGGTCAGTAAAATTCACCCGAAATATCGACCGCTCTTGTTATTCCTTGTGGTATTGCCATTCTGGACTAACTCCCTTATTCGTATTTATGGTATGAAAATATTCCTTGGTGTAAAAGGTGTGTTGAATACCATGTTGATGGATATGGGAATTTTGAGCGAACCAATTCGAATTCTGAATACAGAAGTTGCAGTTATCATCGGTTTAGTGTATTTGCTGTTACCATTTATGATTCTGCCGCTCTACTCCGCTATCGAAAAACTTGATGGTCGTTTATTAGAAGCTGCAAAAGACTTGGGAGCCAATGCTATCCAGCGTTTCTTCCGCGTGATTCTGCCATTAACTATGCCGGGTATCATTGCCGGTTGCTTGTTGGTATTGTTACCTGCAATGGGTATGTTCTATGTGGCTGACTTACTCGGTGGAGCAAAAGTGTTGTTAGTGGGTAACGTGATTAAGAGCGAGTTCTTAATTTCCCGTAACTGGCCATTTGGTTCGGCAATCAGTATCGGTTTAACCATTTTAATGGCATTGTTAATTTTCGTTTATTATCGTGCAAATAAATTGCTGAACAAAAAAGTGGAGTTGGAATAATGAGCCGTTTACTACGTAATATTTTTATGTTTGTGGTGTACGCTTATTTGTATATCCCAATCATCATTTTAGTGACTAACTCCTTCAATTCTGATCGTTATGGTTTAAGTTGGAAAGGTTTTAGTTGGAACTGGTATGAACGTTTATTTAACAACGACACCTTAATTCAAGCAGCCATTCATTCCGTAACGATTGCTTTCTTTGCAGCGACGCTTGCCACTATTGTTGGCGGTTTAACCGCAATTGCGCTTTATCGCTACCGTTTCCGCGGTAAACAAGCTGTGAGTGGAATGTTATTTATCGTAATGATGTCACCGGATATCGTCATGGCGGTGTCTTTACTTGCCTTGTTCATGGTTGTCGGCATTTCCTTAGGCTTCTGGTCTTTATTATTAGCCCATGTAACCTTCTGTTTACCTTATGTAACGGTAACTATTTTCTCTCGCTTAAACGGATTCGATGCAAGAATGTTAGAAGCGGCGAAAGACTTAGGGGCAAGTGAAATTACGATTTTACGCAAAATCATTCTTCCGCTCGCTTTGCCTGCGGTAGTTTCAGGTTGGTTATTGAGTTTCACTATTTCACTAGACGATGTTGTAGTGTCCTCTTTTGTAAGTGGTGTGAGCTATGAAATCCTACCGTTGCGTATTTTCTCCTTAGTAAAAACTGGGGTGACACCGGAAGTGAATGCATTGGCTACCATCATGATTGTGCTGTCGTTATTACTAGTTATTGCTAGCCAATTAATCGGTAAAGAGCATAAAGACATCTAGTCATAATAATGCTTCACAAATAATTTAATAGCACATACAATACGCCTTGACGCACAATCAAGGCGTTTTTTTATAGCTGCATAAAATGCAGGTGTTTTTTTTCACCTCTTTTACGGAGAACAAACAAAAATGAAAAAATTTGCTGGTTTATTCACCGCAAGTATGATCGCTGTTGCACTTACCGGTTGTAACGATAAAGAAAACAAACAAACGCAAACCACGCCGGAAGCTCCTAAAGCTGAAGCGCCTGCAAATGATACCGTGTATCTTTACACATGGACTGAATATGTACCGGATGGTCTTTTAGATGATTTCACCAAAGAAACCGGTATTAAAGTGATTGTGTCAAGTCTTGAATCAAACGAGACAATGTATGCAAAATTAAAAACCCAAGGTGCCTCCGGAGGTTATGATGTTATTGCTCCTTCTAACTACTTCGTGTCAAAAATGGCTCGTGAAGGTATGTTGGCCGAATTAGATCACAATCAATTACCGGTAATTAAAGAGCTTGATCCGGATTGGTTAAATAAACCATATGATAAAGGTAACAAATATTCCCTTCCGCAATTATTAGGCGCACCGGGTATCGCCTTTAATACCAACACTTACAAAGGTTCTGACTTCACCTCTTGGGGAGATTTCTGGAAACCTGAATTTACCAATAAAGTGCAATTATTAGATGATGCCCGCGAAGTATTCAATATTGCTTTATTGAAAAGCGGGCAAGATCCGAATACCCAAGATCCGGCGATTATCAAACAGGCTTACGAAGAATTATTGAAACTACGCCCAAATGTACTTTCTTTTAATTCTGACAATCCGGCAAACTCTTTCATTTCAGGTGAAGTGGAAGTAGGTCAATTATGGAACGGTTCTGTACGTATCGCGAAAAAAGAACAAGCACCTTTAGACATGGTATTCCCAAAAGAAGGTCCGGTACTTTGGGTGGATACGCTAGCCATTCCAGTGACCTCTAAAAATCCAGAAGGCGCACACAAACTCATTAACTATCTGTTAGGTGCGAAAGCAGCGGAAAAATTGACACTTGCTATCGGTTATCCAACGGCTAATCTTGAAGCAAAAAAAGTGCTGCCAAAAGAAATCACTGAAGATCCTTCGATCTACCCTACTGCTGAGGTATTAAAAAACAGCCACTGGCAAGATGACGTAGGTGATGCTATTCAGTATTATGAACAATATTATCAAGAGCTGAAAGCAGCAAAATAATCTGTTTAAACGAATACAAAGTGCGGTCGTAAATTTATTTAAAATATCGACCGCACTTTTTTTCTAAAATGCTAAGATAAGGAAATTATTATCGAAAATAAAAGGAGATGGTCATGTCGATTCATATTTCAGATAAAATTCAACACGCCTTACACCATATTTCCCCCCATGAATTGTCCCAAGACGTTTGGCACATTTTACAAGAACAAAAATTTGCTGGATTCTTACCGCACTTTGCCGTTCAACATCTTTGTAATAAATATCAGTTAACAGTACAACAACTGGCTCTCGCGCTACTGCCTATTGCAGCCTGCTATGCCACCACACCGATTTCAAACTTTAACGTTGGCGCAATTACCACTGGCGTAAGCGGAAATTTTTACTTCGGCGCCAACCAAGAATTTAGTAAGACCGATATTCAACAAACCATTCACGCGGAACAAAGCGCTATTAGCCATGCTTGGATGCGTGGTGAAAAACAAATCACTGACATCACCGTCAACTACACCCCCTGCGGTCATTGCCGTCAATTTATGAATGAACTCAATGGCGCAGACAAGCTACAAATTCATTTGCCACACAGTCAACATAATTTATTACATCAGTATTTGCCCGACGCTTTCGGTCCAAAAAATCTGAATATTCACTTGCATCTATTGGATCAGCATGATAATCAACTTACGTTAAACACAGAAGACCCAGTGACAGCACAGGCACTTACAATGGCCAATCAAGCCCATGCGCCATATTCCAACACCTTCCACGGCGTCGCGATTCAAACGCAAGATCGACAAATTTATCATGGCAGCTATGCTGAAAATGCAGCATTTAATCCAAGTCTGCCAGCATTACAGGTGGCGCTAAATCACCTCATATTAAGTGGCGAAGAAGTGCAAAATATTACACGGGTAGTGATGATGGAAAAATCTGCATCGCTTAGCTACAAAGCCATGGCGGAAGAACTGCTCGGTACGTTGACGAATGTGAAATTAGAGTATATTGCGCTCTAACGCCATCTGATAAAACGCCGAAAAAGAAGACCGCACTTGACTTTCCTAAGTGCGGTCTTCTTTTTTAATGTTTTTGAACAGATTAATGTTCGCGGGTTTTGAAGAATGTCACGTCAGGATAACGCTCTTGCGCAAGATTGAGGTTCACCATAGTCGGGGCGATATAAGTGAGGTTATCGCCACCGTCTAACGCTAAGTTTTGCTCGTTTTTACGTTTAAATTCCTCAAATTTTTTCGCATCGGCACATTCAACCCAACGCGCTGTTGCCACATTAACGGTTTCGTAAATGGCTTCTACGTTGTATTCGGATTTCAAGCGCGAAACGACCACATCAAACTGCAACACGCCCACTGCACCAACGATTAAATCGTTATTCAACAACGGACGAAAAACCTGCACGGCGCCTTCTTCGGAAAGCTGTACCAAGCCTTTTAATAATTGTTTTTGCTTAAGTGGATCTTTCAAACGAATACGGCGGAATAATTCCGGTGCAAAGTTTGGAATACCCGTGAATTTTAACTCTTCCCCTTGGGTAAACGTATCGCCGATTTGAATCGTACCGTGATTGTGCAAGCCGATAATATCGCCGGCGTAAGCCTCTTCCGCGTGCGCACGGTCACCCGCCATAAAGGTTAAAGCGTCGGAAATCACTACCTCTTTACCAATACGCACATGTTTGAGCTTCATGCCTTTTTCGTATTTACCGGACACGACGCGTAAGAATGCAACGCGGTCGCGGTGTTTCGGATCCATATTGGCTTGAATTTTAAACACGAAACCACTGAATTTTTCTTCGTCGGCAGACACTTTACGCGCATCTGCCTGACGGGCTTGTGGCGCCGGTGCCCATTCTGTTAAGCCGTCAAGGAAATGATCCACGCCGAAATTCCCTAACGCCGTACCGAAAAAGACCGGCGTCAGTTCACCGTTTAGGAATAAATCTAAGTCAAATTCATTGCTGGCGCCTTTGACTAATTCCAATTCATCACGTAATTGTTGTGCCAAATCGTCACCTACGGCGTTATCCAATTCCGGATTATTCAAGCCTTTTACAATTCGCACTTCTTGAATAGTGTGCCCTTGCCCGGTCTGATAGAGATAGGTTTCGTCTTTGTATAAGTGGTACACGCCCTTGAACAATTTACCGCATCCAATAGGCCAAGTAATGGGCGCGCAGTGAATTTTTAACACGTTTTCCACTTCGTCCAACAATTCCATCGGATCACGAATGTCACGGTCAAGTTTGTTCATAAACGTGATAATCGGTGTGTCGCGCAAACGGGTAACTTCCATCAATTTAATGGTACGATCCTCAACCCCTTTCGCGGAATCAATCACCATCAAACAGCTATCCACAGCGGTTAAAGTGCGGTAAGTATCTTCAGAGAAATCCTCATGCCCTGGGGTATCCAGCAAGTTCACCAAACAATCGTTATATGGAAATTGCATCACAGAGGTGGTAATGGAAATCCCACGTTGTTTTTCCATTTCCATCCAGTCGGATTTGGCGTGTTGCGCAGAACCTTTGCCTTTCACCGAACCGGCTTTTTGAATGGCATTTCCGTAAAGCAGCACTTTTTCAGTGATGGTGGTTTTACCCGCGTCGGGGTGAGAAATAATCGCAAAGGTGCGACGTTTGTTAACCTGTTCTTGTGGGTATGTCATGATTTGTCTGTTACTTATTTGATTTAAGAAGAATAAAGAAAACCGTCTTAAGACGGCTGATAAATTAATCGCGCAACTATATGCTTTTTAGCCCGTTTTTTCAAGCTTGGAAATGCACGCAGACTGTTTCTTAAAAGATGGTAATCCATTTATTCATATAGTACCGACAATAAAAAGTGCGGTGTTTTTTCAGATTGTTTTTGTTTTAAACGCATTCGATATTGACCACACTTTAAGCTGAAAATACAGAAAAAGAGAATAGCCGTTCATTTCAAATGGAGTGAAGAAATTTTCTACCTCATTGTTTTTAAAAGCGAATTCACACAAAACCTTGTGATCCAAGTCACAAAATTAAAATGAAATCCCGCTCTAAATTTAAAATGATTTATTTTATTTTTTGTCAAATTTTAAAATTATTTAATTTCATTTAAAATCAAATAGTTATAACAATCTCCAAGTAAATACTAATTCAAAAAAATATTAGAAATGTGATCTGAATAACAATTTTTTTAGACAATAAAAAACCAAAATCAACATAACCAGTTGAAATTAAAATAAATTATTTTTCAAGTAAAAATTAGAGATAAGTTGACATGAGAAAAATCATTGATTAGCGTTAATTCAAAATTAAGAAATACGCCATCAAACAATAAAAAATGGAGTGAAACTTCTTAATTTAGTAAATGGACTTACCATCAATTTTGTTAAAACCAACCATAAGGTGACCAATATGAAAAAAACGCTTATCGCATTTGCAGTAGCGGCCATGGCAGCTACTTCGGCAAACGCTGCTGTCATTTATAAGAATGAAGGCACAAAAATTGATTTAGACGGACGTGGCGCACTAGAAATCGTCAAAGTAAAAGGTAAACGTACCGATTTAGTGGACCGCGGTTCCCGTGTACGCGTTCGCGCATTCCAAGAACTGGGTGGCGGTTTTACAGCATTAAGTGCGGTTGAACTCCGTTTCACAACAAACGGCACTGTAGGTGACGGCATAAAAGCCCAACGTTTATTTGTGGGATTCTCACATGAAGATGTAGGTTCGTTAACCTTTGGTCGTCAATTAACATTAGGTGACCACATTCCTAAAGCAAACTATTCCTATGAATTAGGCGGCAACGTTTTACACGATTCTGCACCAAAAGCCGTTCATTTTATGTCAAATAAATTTTCCGGTTTCCGCTTTGCAACAGACTACTATTTTGGTGAAGCAGATAAATCTAAAGCCGCAAACGGTCAAGGTTACGGTGTAGGTGCATTCTATGATGGTCAATGGGATGATCTAGCCGTAAGATTCGGTTCCGGTTATGTTGAAATCATCAAAGGCACCACTCCGGCAGACGACTACAAACAAAAAATGTTAGGTGTCGGCTTTGATGTAAAATATAAAATTGTCAGCCTTGGTTTAGACTGGGCACATGGTCATTCACCTAAGGGTCATAAAGATTATAATTTCAAACATAGCTTGAGTGCTAAATATGAAAAAATCGACCGTTTCGACTTAGGTTTTAAAGTTGATTTAACCGAAAAAAATGCTCTTTACGGTGCATATTTATGGGGTACCGGTAAAGGACAAGCTAACGGTAAGCACAGAGGCTGGATGCTTGGTGTAGATCATAAATTCACTAAACAAGTTGCCGTTTACCTTGAAGGCGGCAAAGCGCAAGTTAAAGAAAATGGCGTAAAAGTATCTGATGCAAGTCGTGTAGGCTTAGGTACTCGTATTCTGTTCTAATCTTTAACATAATGCTCCTGTCTTTTTTTGACCGATGACGCAAGTTGTCGGTCTTTTTGTTTTTATAGGCTGATGTCTGATAAAACACGATAAAAACTGACCGCACTTTATGATGCAATCACATAATATTCTTACCAATCAATAGAACTCATACAATTTCCCAGAAAAAATGCAAACGTTTGCGTCAAAAGTGCGGTACAATACACGCCACGACTTTTACGCAGATAAAAAGGGAATAACATGACACAACTCAGTCTAAAAAAAATCTATTCGGGCAAGGTTCGAGATTTATATGAAATTGATGATAAACGGATGTTAATGGTGGCGACAGATCGTTTATCGGCCTTTGATGTGATTTTAGATGATCCGATTCCGCGTAAAGGCGAAATTCTTACCAAAATTTCCAATTTCTGGTTCAATAAACTTGCCCATATCATGCCAAATCACTTCACCGGCGATAGCATTTATGATGTGCTCCCCAAAGCCGAAGCGGACTTGGTAAAAGATCGCGCCGTAGTTTGTAAACGCTTAACCCCAATTAAAATTGAGTCCATTGTGCGCGGTTATTTAACCGGCAGCGGTCTGAAAGATTATAAACAAACCGGTACCATTTGCGGCTTAGAATTACCAAAAGGCTTAGTAGAAGCCAGTAAATTGCCCGAGCCGATTTTCACGCCGTCCAGCAAAGAAGAAATCGGCAACCACGACATTAATATCAGCTATGCCGAATGCGAAAAACTCATTGGTAAAGATTTAGCGGTACAAGTGAAAGAAAAAGCTATTGCTCTTTATACCGAAGCGGCAAAATACGCGCTAACTAAAGGTATCATTATTTGTGATACCAAGTTTGAATTCGGATTGGATGAAAACGGCACATTAACATTGATGGATGAAGTATTAACGCCGGACTCCAGCCGTTTTTGGTCGGTAGAAACCTATCAAGAAGGCACAAACCCACCATCCTTCGATAAGCAATTTATTCGCGATTGGTTAGAAAATAGCGGTTGGAATAAACAACCACCGGCACCGAAAGTGCCTGCGGATGTCATTCAAAAAACTGTTGATAAATATCAAGAAGCCTTGGATTTATTGATGAAATAGCTTTAAAGGTATTCCCGCTATGCATTAGAATAGTGGGAATTTTTATAACTGGAATAGGAGTAATATGAGGTCGGTCGCCATTGTCGGATTAGGTTGGCTAGGTTTGCCACTAGCACGACATTTAAAAAATCTAGGCTGGGATGTAAAAGGTACAAAACGAACCCACGAAGGTGTAGAACAAATGCGTTTAATGCGTTTGGAAGCCTATCATTTAGAACTTACCCCTGAAATTAATGCCGATCCTGACGATGTCAGTGCGCTACTCAATGTTGATTCGTTGATCATTAATATTCCACCAAGCCAATATTTTTTTGATCTCAATCAGTACGTCCAAAGCGTACAAAATTTGGTTAACGAAGCCTTGTTACATGGCGTTAGTCATATTATTTTTATTAGCTCCACTTCTGTTTTTCCTGATATTTCCGCTTATTTTGACGAGTCTGTTACTCCACAACCGGATAGCGATATTGGTCGTGCATTGGTTGAAATCGAAAACGGATTAGCTCAGATGCAAGACATTGATTGCGACATTATTCGTTTTGCAGGTTTAGTCGGCAACGATCGCCACCCAATTTACTCTCTTGCCGGTAAACAGGAGCTTAAGTGCGGTCATTCTCCGGTGAATTTGGTCCATTTAGACGATTGCGCCCGTGCCATTCAATTATTGTTAGAAACGCCCGGAGGCTATCGCTTATACCATTTGGCCGCACCAATTCACCCGACGCGGGAAGAATATTACCGTCACGCTGCTGAAAAATACGCGCTGGAACTACCGCACTTTATTAGTACAGATCAAGATCCGCAGCGCATTATCATGGCGGAAAAAATTTGCAATGAATTGGAATTTGTTTACCAATACCCGGATCCAAATTTAATGCTTACAACAGAAGAATAAAAGTGCGGTCATTTTTAACTCTAGAATAGCCAATATTTTGGGTTAAGCATCGTTATTTCCCTTTGTATAACCTAAAATAGCCTCAAAGGGACAGAAATCATAAACACAAATAAGGAAAGAAAAATATGTCAAATACCATTTTACAACACTTACCGAAAGGTGAAAAAGTCGGCATAGCCTTTTCCGGTGGCTTAGACACCAGTGCGGCTTTGCTTTGGATGCGCCAACATGGCGCAATTCCTTGTGCTTACACCGCCAATTTAGGCCAACCGGATGAAGATGACTACGATGCCATTCCACGCAAAGCTAAAGAATACGGTGCAGAAATGGCACGCCTAATCGACTGCCGCACCCAATTAGCCCAAGAAGGTGTCGCCGCTATCCAGTGTGGCGCGTTTCATGTTACCACCGGTGGGTTAACTTATTTTAATACCACCCCCTTAGGTCGCGCGGTCACCGGCACTATGTTAGTGTCTGCCATGAAAGAAGATAATGTGAATATTTGGGGTGACGGCAGCACCTATAAAGGCAACGACATTGAACGTTTCTATCGCTACGGTTTAATGACCAATCCAAATTTAAAAATCTATAAACCTTGGTTAGATCAACAATTTATCGACGAACTGGGCGGTCGTTTTGAAATGTCCAATTTCTTAATCGAAAATGGCTTTGATTACAAAATGTCTGTCGAAAAAGCCTACTCCACCGACTCCAATATGCTTGGTGCTACCCACGAAGCCAAAGATTTGGAATTTTTAAATTCCGGTATTCGCATCGTTAACCCAATTATGGGTGTGCCATTCTGGCGCGAAGACGTACAAATCAAAGCAGAAGAAGTAACCGTGCGTTTTGAAGAAGGTGTACCGGTAGCATTAAATGGCAAAACTTTCGATAATATCGTGGAATTGTTCTTAGAAGCCAACTGCATTGGTGGTCGTCATGGTCTAGGCATGTCCGACCAAATCGAAAACCGCATCATCGAAGCCAAATCTCGTGGCATTTATGAAGCTCCTGGCATGGCACTATTGCATATTGCTTACGAACGTTTAGTAACCGGTATCCACAACGAAGACACTATTGAACAATACCGCATCAACGGTATCCGTTTAGGTCGCTTGTTATATCAAGGTCGTTGGTTCGACCCGCAAGCCCTGATGTTGCGTGAAACAGCCCAACGTTGGGTAGCTCGTGCTATCACCGGTGAAGTCACCTTAGAATTACGCCGTGGTAATGACTATTCCTTACTCAATACTGAATCCCCTAACCTAACTTATCATCCGGAACGTTTGAGTATGGAAAAAGTGGAAAACGCCCCATTTGACCCAGTGGATCGTATTGGTCAGTTAACCATGCGTAACCTTGATATCTCCGATACTCGTGACAAACTCGGTATCTATTCCCGCACCGGTTTACTTGCGAAAAATAAAGATTCCGCGTTGCCACAGTTGTATAAAAAAGCATAAAAACGCAGGAAAAGCACCGCACTTTTGAGATTAACGAACACACGTAACAGATCTCTACAAAGTGCGGTTTAAAATAACAATGATCCAAGGGTGCATTACATACACCCATTTTTTATCTTATCTAAACCACAAAAAACGTTTCTAAAACGAACCGTACTCTACGACCTATTTGTAAAGATTTTGCAACTGCTCGCTATTTACCATATCATAGGCCCCCTTTCTTACTCACTAATTTGAGGTAATTTATGTTTGGAATTGACTCTGTCGAAATTTTCGGTTATGTCGCAACATTAATTGTCGCCGCATCTTTTTTATTTAAATCCATCGTTCCGCTTCGTATCGTTAATAGCATTGGTGCCGCATTATTTGTAGTTTACGCCCTCATCACCCAAACCTACCCGGTAGCATTATTAAACGCATTTCTAGTTGTCGTGCATATTTATCAGTTATGGCGTTTAAAAAAGACCAGTAAGATCACTAGCGTAAAATAACCCCTCTCTTCCAGCCAAAAGTGCGGTCAGTTTTTTTCGTATTTTTTATAATACATGACCGCCCTCTTTTCTTTATTCGACAAAACGAAATCACATAAAATTTATTTATCTGAAACATTAAAAAAAATATTAAAACATGATCTAAGTCACAAATTCATCGCTCACCTTACGATCTCTTGTTGTTTTAATCACCAAAATTAGGTTAATCTCAAAGCAGTTATTGCACACACAACAGGAGAAAATATGAAAAAACTCGCCACCAAATGCTTATTTAGCAGTTTAGCGCTTTCTATTG from Aggregatibacter aphrophilus ATCC 33389 includes the following:
- a CDS encoding phosphoribosylaminoimidazolesuccinocarboxamide synthase, coding for MTQLSLKKIYSGKVRDLYEIDDKRMLMVATDRLSAFDVILDDPIPRKGEILTKISNFWFNKLAHIMPNHFTGDSIYDVLPKAEADLVKDRAVVCKRLTPIKIESIVRGYLTGSGLKDYKQTGTICGLELPKGLVEASKLPEPIFTPSSKEEIGNHDINISYAECEKLIGKDLAVQVKEKAIALYTEAAKYALTKGIIICDTKFEFGLDENGTLTLMDEVLTPDSSRFWSVETYQEGTNPPSFDKQFIRDWLENSGWNKQPPAPKVPADVIQKTVDKYQEALDLLMK
- a CDS encoding SDR family oxidoreductase — protein: MRSVAIVGLGWLGLPLARHLKNLGWDVKGTKRTHEGVEQMRLMRLEAYHLELTPEINADPDDVSALLNVDSLIINIPPSQYFFDLNQYVQSVQNLVNEALLHGVSHIIFISSTSVFPDISAYFDESVTPQPDSDIGRALVEIENGLAQMQDIDCDIIRFAGLVGNDRHPIYSLAGKQELKCGHSPVNLVHLDDCARAIQLLLETPGGYRLYHLAAPIHPTREEYYRHAAEKYALELPHFISTDQDPQRIIMAEKICNELEFVYQYPDPNLMLTTEE
- the argG gene encoding argininosuccinate synthase, encoding MSNTILQHLPKGEKVGIAFSGGLDTSAALLWMRQHGAIPCAYTANLGQPDEDDYDAIPRKAKEYGAEMARLIDCRTQLAQEGVAAIQCGAFHVTTGGLTYFNTTPLGRAVTGTMLVSAMKEDNVNIWGDGSTYKGNDIERFYRYGLMTNPNLKIYKPWLDQQFIDELGGRFEMSNFLIENGFDYKMSVEKAYSTDSNMLGATHEAKDLEFLNSGIRIVNPIMGVPFWREDVQIKAEEVTVRFEEGVPVALNGKTFDNIVELFLEANCIGGRHGLGMSDQIENRIIEAKSRGIYEAPGMALLHIAYERLVTGIHNEDTIEQYRINGIRLGRLLYQGRWFDPQALMLRETAQRWVARAITGEVTLELRRGNDYSLLNTESPNLTYHPERLSMEKVENAPFDPVDRIGQLTMRNLDISDTRDKLGIYSRTGLLAKNKDSALPQLYKKA
- a CDS encoding YgjV family protein; the encoded protein is MFGIDSVEIFGYVATLIVAASFLFKSIVPLRIVNSIGAALFVVYALITQTYPVALLNAFLVVVHIYQLWRLKKTSKITSVK